From Salvia splendens isolate huo1 chromosome 16, SspV2, whole genome shotgun sequence, a single genomic window includes:
- the LOC121769692 gene encoding polcalcin Ole e 3-like, which produces MADDDPQDVADRERLFKHFDANGDGQISANELGDALKTLGCVTPDEVQNMMVEIDSDGDGFISYEEFTTFARANRGLVKDVAKIF; this is translated from the coding sequence ATGGCTGATGATGATCCACAGGATGTAGCCGACCGGGAGCGGCTCTTCAAGCATTTCGACGCCAACGGCGATGGCCAGATCTCGGCCAACGAGCTGGGCGACGCCCTCAAGACGCTCGGCTGTGTCACCCCCGATGAAGTCCAGAACATGATGGTTGAGATCGACTCCGATGGCGATGGCTTCATATCCTATGAAGAGTTCACCACATTCGCTCGTGCAAACAGGGGACTAGTCAAGGATGTCGCCAAGATATTCTAA
- the LOC121770460 gene encoding inactive protein kinase SELMODRAFT_444075-like, producing the protein MTQALCSSDHEFEVKFKSLLYKIFWGLGLGLGLGCVIPRREKGEKSLDHNKAWLLAAARRRFTPLLGSACALRLNAFVLGRGALSCVFRGRVGFMRTAVAIKRLDTDDKEASKAFCRELMIASSLHNPHIVPLLGFCMDAEMGLEEEGTRLPLGLLRQSTTCIMERKDVYLAPEYFQHGKVSDKTDVYAFGVVLLELITGRKPIESSRGPGKENLVQWAKPLLQQGGVEKLLDPRLGFTPKSMSQVARMARAAAACINNEMRRPEMGEIVTILKGKESTVLTRSKTLNSGATDSRRELLQTKTEMKNHFALAMLGVELEDEDSLNRW; encoded by the exons ATGACTCAAGCTTTATGCAGTAGTGATCATGAATTTGAGGTGAAGTTCAAGTCTTTGTTGTACAAGATTTTCTGGGGTTTGGGTTTGGGTTTGGGTTTGGGTTGCGTTATCCCCCGCCGGGAGAAAGGGGAAAAGAGTTTGGATCACAACAAGGCGTGGTTGCTGGCGGCTGCGCGGCGGAGGTTCACTCCTCTTTTAGGTTCAGCTTGTGCTCTCAG ATTGAATGCGTTTGTGTTGGGGAGAGGGGCATTGAGCTGTGTTTTTAGAGGGAGAGTTGGATTCATGAGGACTGCTGTGGCGATCAAGAGGCTGGATACAGACGATAAGGAGGCTTCAAAGGCGTTTTGCAGGGAATTGATGATTGCTAGCTCTTTGCATAACCCTCACATTGTTCCACTGCTAGGCTTTTGTATGGATGCTGAGATGGGCTT AGAAGAAGAAGGTACAAGGCTGCCATTGGGATTGCTGAGGCAATCAACTACTTGCATAATGGAACGGAAAGATGT GTACTTGGCTCCTGAATATTTCCAGCACGGGAAAGTGTCCGATAAAACTGATGTCTATGCCTTTGGCGTCGTGCTCTTGGAACTCATTACTGGTAGGAAACCGATTGAGTCCAGCAGAGGGCCGGGAAAAGAGAATTTGGTTCAGTGG GCAAAGCCCCTATTGCAGCAAGGAGGTGTAGAAAAGCTGCTAGATCCACGGCTAGGATTCACCCCGAAGAGCATGAGTCAAGTCGCGCGGATGGCACGAGCTGCGGCCGCTTGCATAAACAACGAGATGAGGAGGCCCGAGATGGGAGAGATCGTCACAATATTGAAAGGAAAAGAATCCACTGTCTTAACCAGAAGCAAGACTCTTAACAGTGGTGCCACTGATTCTCGCCGCGAGTTGTTGCAAACAAAGACTGAAATGAAGAACCATTTCGCGTTGGCCATGCTCGGGGTCGAGCTTGAGGACGAAGACAGCCTTAATCGTTGGTGA